TCCAAATCCTGATCTATGTGATGCTGGCCTGGGGCCTCAACATCGTCATCGGGTTGGCCGGCCTGCTCGATCTCGGCTACGTCGCCTTCTATGCCGTCGGCGCCTATGCCTACGCGTTGCTTGGCACGCATTTCGGCCTGTCGTTCTGGATCCTTTTGCCGGCCGCGGGCTGCATGGCGGCCTTCTGGGGCGTCATGCTCGGCTTCCCGGTGCTCAGATTGCGCGGCGACTATCTGGCGATCGTGACCCTTGCCTTCGGTGAGATCATCCGCCTGGTGCTCATCAACTGGCGTGAAGTCACCAATGGTTCGGCAGGCATCTCGGGCATTCCGAAAGTCTCGTTCTTCGGCCTGATGTCTTTCAACGTCTCCGACCCGAACTACATCGCCAAGGTTCTGCACATTGCCCAATCAGGGGCCTACTACAAGATCTTCCTCTACTATCTCGCCCTGGCGCTCTGCCTGCTCACCGCCTTCGTCACCATAAGGCTTCGTCGCCTGCCGGTGGGACGCGCCTGGGAAGCGTTGCGCGAAGACGAGATCGCCTGTCGCTCTCTCGGCATCAACACCACCACCACCAAGCTGACGGCGTTCGCCACCGGCGCCATGTTCGGCGGCTTTGCCGGCTCGTTCTTCGCAGCCCGCCAGGGTTTCGTCAGCCCTGAATCCTTCGTCTTCCTCGAATCGGCGATCATCCTTGCCATCGTCGTTCTCGGCGGCATGGGTTCGCTGGGCGGCATTGCCGTGGCGGCGCTGGTCATGATCGGCGGCACCGAGATCCTGCGCGAACTTGACTTCCTCAAGGCTGTGTTCGGACCCGACTTCACACCGGAACTCTACCGCATGCTGCTGTTCGGCATGGCCATGGTCATCGTCATGCTGTGGAAGCCGCGCGGCTTCGTCGGCAGTCGAGAACCGACGGCCTTCCTGAAAGAACGAAGAGCGGTCTCGGCGTCCTTCACCAAGGAGGGGCACGGCTGATGAACGCGCAAGCTTCTGCAAACGACTTCATCCTGCAGGTCGAGCATTTGTCGATGAAGTTCGGAGGCCTGGTCGCCATCGGCGACCTGTCCTTCCAGGCCAGGCGCGGCGAGATCACCGCGTTGATCGGACCGAACGGCGCCGGCAAGACAACCGTGTTCAACTGCATCACAGGCTTCTATAAGCCGTCGGAAGGCATGCTGACGCTG
This region of Mesorhizobium sp. M2A.F.Ca.ET.046.03.2.1 genomic DNA includes:
- the livM gene encoding high-affinity branched-chain amino acid ABC transporter permease LivM, producing MAVTVSSERDTVATPIQRAFREALYAGAISLGLFVLFIGLRTDQNISNELILVQRWGLLAIVVIAVTLGRFAYVAYALPAMERSKAERAQAPAVVAEPGFLKRNFNRIGLVVLLLYPIAMVLLFGFQGSLKWVDNFGIQILIYVMLAWGLNIVIGLAGLLDLGYVAFYAVGAYAYALLGTHFGLSFWILLPAAGCMAAFWGVMLGFPVLRLRGDYLAIVTLAFGEIIRLVLINWREVTNGSAGISGIPKVSFFGLMSFNVSDPNYIAKVLHIAQSGAYYKIFLYYLALALCLLTAFVTIRLRRLPVGRAWEALREDEIACRSLGINTTTTKLTAFATGAMFGGFAGSFFAARQGFVSPESFVFLESAIILAIVVLGGMGSLGGIAVAALVMIGGTEILRELDFLKAVFGPDFTPELYRMLLFGMAMVIVMLWKPRGFVGSREPTAFLKERRAVSASFTKEGHG